From a single Anaerolineales bacterium genomic region:
- a CDS encoding 3-oxoacyl-[acyl-carrier-protein] synthase III C-terminal domain-containing protein has translation MSENTRSSSFYDRPNVEKDVIPVGGGVPIGLEGVFNSELGIGGAYGSWGESFDNAHLPSFVEKRLGTPLSTDDVLNLSELGFDYRQHIPELDPKQHLELELEVGVRLLKKSLQVCGWDASEVDGVLIGMSGPVADDYVSQISRMAGIPESALKVSVHKACDGSMGALHLALNPNLAKPGNFNIAEHLWGKKVLVGGIEGLSRFTCGAKDKNALQLFGNGMGVIGLVPGGNMKFLTGKSFENYDSEGLLAVRMYYPHSRSTAADNSMVDVVQESSDHIRVAGLMNEPKDGASVEMAGLMGMVKLFVRNGVQVVEDVYRDYQQLMDRLGQSGKSITMGIVHHANYKINALKAKHLSKLGIEFPMPWLLSDFGNVSAASNMIAFLRQLPEIKLGDHILFDGFGAGTYYDVMAVAME, from the coding sequence ATGTCTGAAAATACGCGTAGTTCATCTTTCTATGACCGCCCGAACGTCGAAAAGGACGTGATTCCGGTCGGCGGCGGGGTGCCGATCGGCTTGGAGGGAGTATTCAACTCCGAGCTGGGGATCGGAGGCGCGTACGGTTCCTGGGGCGAAAGTTTCGACAATGCGCACCTCCCGTCGTTCGTCGAGAAGCGTCTGGGTACGCCTCTCAGCACGGACGATGTGCTGAATCTATCCGAGTTGGGTTTTGACTACCGCCAACACATCCCCGAACTGGACCCGAAGCAACACCTTGAACTGGAACTGGAAGTGGGCGTGCGCCTGCTCAAGAAGTCGCTGCAGGTGTGCGGCTGGGACGCATCGGAGGTGGATGGTGTGCTGATCGGCATGAGCGGACCGGTGGCGGACGATTACGTCTCGCAGATCTCGCGCATGGCGGGCATCCCTGAATCCGCGTTGAAGGTCAGCGTGCACAAGGCATGCGACGGTTCGATGGGCGCGCTGCACCTGGCGTTGAACCCGAACCTCGCCAAGCCGGGCAATTTCAATATCGCCGAACACCTGTGGGGGAAGAAGGTGCTGGTGGGCGGCATCGAGGGCTTGAGCCGCTTTACCTGCGGCGCAAAGGACAAGAACGCGCTGCAGTTGTTCGGCAACGGCATGGGCGTGATCGGGCTGGTGCCGGGCGGTAATATGAAATTCCTGACCGGCAAGAGCTTCGAGAATTACGATTCGGAAGGTTTGCTGGCGGTGCGGATGTATTATCCGCATTCGCGCTCGACGGCGGCGGATAACTCGATGGTGGATGTGGTACAGGAAAGCAGCGACCACATCCGCGTTGCCGGGCTGATGAACGAGCCCAAGGACGGCGCCTCGGTGGAAATGGCGGGGCTGATGGGCATGGTAAAGCTGTTCGTGCGCAACGGGGTGCAGGTGGTCGAGGACGTGTACCGCGATTATCAACAACTGATGGACAGGCTCGGGCAGTCCGGCAAGTCCATTACGATGGGCATCGTGCATCACGCCAATTACAAGATCAATGCCTTGAAAGCAAAGCATCTTTCCAAACTGGGGATCGAATTCCCGATGCCCTGGCTGTTGAGCGATTTTGGGAATGTCAGCGCGGCGTCCAATATGATCGCCTTCCTGCGCCAGCTGCCGGAGATCAAACTGGGCGACCACATCCTGTTCGACGGCTTCGGCGCAGGGACGTATTACGATGTGATGGCTGTGGCGATGGAATAA
- a CDS encoding cytidine/deoxycytidylate deaminase family protein: MRPDWDSYFLKIAYAVSERSTCERAYVGCVLVRDKRILTTGFNGSPAGQAHCDEAGHLMVDGHCVRTIHAETNAIIQAALHGVSTKGATCYVTHLPCINCTKALINAGIARIVYSVSYRTDGNAVAFLEAANIEVMQKEYLPSG, from the coding sequence ATGCGCCCAGACTGGGACTCTTATTTCCTGAAGATCGCCTATGCTGTATCGGAACGCAGCACCTGTGAACGCGCCTACGTCGGCTGTGTGCTGGTGCGCGACAAACGCATCCTGACCACCGGTTTCAACGGCTCGCCCGCGGGTCAGGCGCACTGCGATGAAGCCGGTCACTTGATGGTGGACGGTCACTGTGTGCGCACCATCCATGCCGAGACCAACGCCATCATCCAAGCCGCGTTGCATGGCGTTTCCACCAAGGGCGCAACCTGTTACGTCACCCACCTGCCCTGCATCAACTGCACCAAGGCGCTCATCAACGCCGGCATTGCGCGCATCGTGTACAGCGTCTCCTACCGCACTGACGGGAACGCCGTCGCCTTTCTGGAGGCGGCAAACATCGAGGTGATGCAAAAGGAGTACCTCCCCTCCGGGTAG
- a CDS encoding winged helix-turn-helix transcriptional regulator produces the protein MTSRQKVLNHLKKTRSVSAREIARALKMSAPNVRHHLSILCADGRIEMTESRPLDGRGRPEKLYSLAQSALGDNLSVLADVLLDEGMDAERIGKRIAETHGLSEFASQPIAKRLNLLIERLNEMHYQARWEAGAEGPRIIFGRCPYSKVIENHPELCTMDEAMLKTAMARTVQPVRRSGLKPGMCPFLFEIG, from the coding sequence ATGACCTCCCGCCAAAAAGTTCTCAACCATCTCAAGAAGACCCGCTCCGTTTCGGCGCGGGAGATCGCGCGCGCATTGAAGATGTCCGCGCCGAACGTACGGCATCACCTCTCCATCCTGTGCGCGGACGGGCGTATCGAAATGACCGAGTCCCGCCCGCTTGATGGGCGCGGCAGACCGGAAAAATTATATTCGCTGGCGCAGTCTGCGCTGGGAGATAACCTGTCCGTTCTGGCGGATGTGCTGCTGGATGAGGGCATGGATGCGGAGCGGATCGGGAAGCGTATTGCCGAGACGCATGGATTGAGCGAATTTGCCAGCCAACCGATCGCAAAACGCTTGAACCTGCTCATCGAGCGGCTGAACGAAATGCACTATCAGGCGCGTTGGGAGGCGGGCGCGGAGGGTCCGCGCATCATCTTCGGACGCTGCCCGTACTCAAAGGTGATTGAGAACCATCCCGAACTCTGTACAATGGACGAAGCGATGCTCAAGACTGCCATGGCGCGGACGGTTCAGCCTGTGCGCCGCAGCGGTCTCAAACCCGGCATGTGCCCATTCCTGTTCGAGATCGGATAA